A region from the Drosophila takahashii strain IR98-3 E-12201 chromosome 2L, DtakHiC1v2, whole genome shotgun sequence genome encodes:
- the LOC138913578 gene encoding uncharacterized protein has protein sequence MGGLWEAGVKTAKNLLLRAVGSALLSAEELATVLVGIEAVMNSRPLGAISQDPSDGEALTPGHLLTGGPLLATPALRTPDQEGLSCLRRWRLVSSVRQMFWRRWSREYVLGLQIRGKWHQEQPNISEGDLVVVAEDNLPPQQWLLGRIIARHAGEDGMVRVVDVRTGAGGVFRRAIHKLAPLPIC, from the coding sequence ATGGGCGGACTATGGGAGGCAGGTGTCAAAACTGCCAAGAACCTACTCCTACGGGCGGTGGGCAGCGCGCTCCTAAGCGCAGAAGAGCTGGCGACAGTGCTCGTGGGAATCGAGGCGGTGATGAACTCCCGCCCGCTCGGAGCGATCAGCCAGGACCCAAGCGACGGAGAGGCGCTAACTCCCGGGCACCTGCTGACAGGCGGGCCTCTGCTCGCCACACCAGCACTCCGGACCCCGGACCAGGAGGGTCTCAGCTGCTTACGGCGATGGCGGCTTGTCTCGTCAGTCAGGCAAATGTTCTGGCGGCGATGGTCCCGGGAATATGTCCTGGGCCTACAAATTCGGGGCAAGTGGCACCAGGAGCAGCCGAACATCAGCGAGGGAGATCTCGTCGTCGTGGCCGAGGACAACCTTCCGCCCCAACAATGGCTCCTGGGGAGAATCATCGCCAGGCACGCAGGGGAGGACGGCATGGTCAGGGTCGTCGACGTTAGGACGGGC